One window of the Streptomyces asoensis genome contains the following:
- a CDS encoding polyketide cyclase has translation MWEYEHGIETSATPEAIWRLWADVENWGAWNAEIEKIEISGPFAAGSRITMTPPGDDPTVLSVAEAVEGERFVDEARFGDLLLRTIHRIDQVAGDRIRVVYRMEITGAGADEAGPQIGPGITADWPDTMASLVGLATR, from the coding sequence ATGTGGGAGTACGAGCACGGCATCGAGACCAGCGCCACCCCCGAGGCGATCTGGCGGCTCTGGGCCGACGTCGAGAACTGGGGCGCCTGGAACGCCGAGATCGAGAAGATCGAGATCAGCGGTCCGTTCGCGGCGGGCAGTCGGATCACGATGACGCCGCCCGGGGACGACCCGACAGTGCTGAGCGTCGCCGAGGCCGTCGAAGGCGAACGATTCGTCGACGAGGCCCGTTTCGGTGACCTGCTGCTGCGCACCATCCACCGGATCGACCAGGTCGCGGGGGACCGGATCCGGGTGGTGTACCGCATGGAGATCACCGGCGCCGGCGCGGACGAGGCCGGCCCGCAGATCGGCCCGGGCATCACCGCCGACTGGCCCGACACCATGGCCTCGCTGGTCGGACTGGCTACCCGCTGA
- a CDS encoding ABC transporter ATP-binding protein → MLLEVERATVRFGGRPVLDAVDLAVAEHEVVCVLGPSGSGKSTLLRAVAGLQPPDAGRVLLDGRDQAGVPAHKRELGLMFQDHQLFPQRDVGGNVAFGLRMHGMPRTRQGERVAELLELVGLPGAAGRAVASLSGGEQQRVALARALAPRPRLLMLDEPLGQLDRSLRERLVVELRELFGRLGTTVLAVTHDQGEAFALADRVVVMRDGRIAQSGTPLEVWQRPADAFVARFLGFDNVVEATVTEEAAVTPWGKVPVPAGSAQGARTLLVRPAGVRLVGADEGLRCTVTARTFRGTHVAVHLQPEGAPRLEAACTLRDAPEVGGVVGVSFDATETVVLD, encoded by the coding sequence ATGCTGCTGGAAGTGGAGCGCGCGACCGTGCGGTTCGGCGGACGGCCGGTGCTCGACGCCGTCGATCTCGCCGTCGCCGAGCACGAGGTGGTGTGTGTGCTGGGGCCGAGCGGCAGCGGCAAGTCGACGCTGCTGCGGGCGGTGGCCGGGCTCCAGCCGCCGGACGCCGGGCGGGTGCTGCTCGACGGACGCGACCAGGCGGGGGTGCCCGCGCACAAGCGGGAGCTCGGCCTGATGTTCCAGGACCATCAGCTGTTCCCGCAGCGGGACGTGGGCGGCAACGTGGCCTTCGGGCTGCGGATGCACGGCATGCCCAGGACCCGGCAGGGCGAGCGGGTGGCGGAGCTGCTCGAACTGGTCGGGCTTCCCGGTGCGGCGGGCCGTGCGGTGGCTTCGCTCTCCGGTGGGGAACAGCAGCGGGTGGCGCTGGCCCGGGCCCTCGCGCCGCGCCCCCGGCTGCTGATGCTCGACGAGCCGCTCGGCCAGCTCGACCGGTCGCTGCGGGAGCGCCTGGTCGTCGAACTCCGGGAGCTGTTCGGCCGGTTGGGGACGACCGTGCTGGCGGTCACCCACGACCAGGGCGAGGCGTTCGCGCTCGCCGACCGGGTCGTGGTGATGCGGGACGGGCGGATCGCCCAGTCCGGTACGCCTCTTGAGGTGTGGCAGCGGCCTGCGGACGCGTTCGTGGCGCGTTTCCTCGGCTTCGACAACGTGGTGGAGGCGACCGTCACGGAGGAGGCCGCGGTCACGCCGTGGGGCAAGGTGCCGGTGCCGGCCGGGTCGGCGCAGGGAGCGCGCACGCTGCTCGTCCGGCCCGCCGGGGTGCGCCTGGTGGGCGCGGACGAGGGACTGCGCTGCACGGTCACCGCCCGCACCTTCCGCGGCACCCATGTCGCCGTGCACCTCCAGCCGGAGGGCGCGCCGAGGCTCGAGGCGGCGTGCACGCTGCGGGACGCGCCGGAGGTCGGGGGCGTGGTGGGAGTGTCCTTCGACGCGACCGAGACCGTCGTACTGGACTGA
- a CDS encoding ABC transporter ATP-binding protein: MEAPPDNDVLWARSLYFTHRDGSPALGGVSLGVREGEILAVSGPRGSGKTTLLHCLSGLVPAQRGEVWFNSVPVHTMGPMARERLRRDRFGWVDPAPVLVPELNVWENAALPLMLRGTSRRRAKAAALEWLDRLDIGDKARSRPYELTQAERQRVCITRALAPAPSVLFADEPTAPLHRADRAHVLRTLTTAARSHGITVVLATHDPETAALADRTVPLMDGRRVKTVHLPPVTEPEGRGAACSLSV; the protein is encoded by the coding sequence ATGGAGGCCCCGCCGGACAACGACGTGCTGTGGGCACGCTCCCTGTACTTCACGCACCGCGACGGCTCACCGGCGCTCGGCGGTGTCTCGCTGGGCGTGCGGGAGGGCGAGATCCTCGCCGTCAGCGGACCGCGCGGCAGCGGCAAGACGACCCTGCTGCACTGTCTTTCCGGCCTGGTGCCCGCCCAACGCGGCGAGGTCTGGTTCAACAGCGTCCCCGTCCACACGATGGGCCCGATGGCCCGTGAACGGCTGCGCCGCGACCGCTTCGGCTGGGTCGACCCGGCACCGGTCCTCGTCCCCGAACTCAACGTCTGGGAGAACGCGGCACTCCCTCTGATGCTGCGCGGCACCAGCCGCCGCCGGGCCAAGGCCGCCGCGCTGGAGTGGCTGGACCGCCTGGACATCGGCGACAAGGCCCGGAGCCGCCCGTACGAGCTCACCCAGGCCGAGCGCCAGCGGGTCTGCATCACGCGCGCCCTGGCCCCGGCCCCCTCGGTGCTCTTCGCGGACGAGCCGACGGCACCCCTCCACCGCGCGGACCGGGCCCATGTCCTGCGCACCCTGACGACGGCGGCCCGCTCCCACGGCATCACCGTGGTGCTGGCCACCCACGACCCGGAGACCGCCGCCCTCGCCGACCGCACGGTGCCGCTGATGGACGGACGCCGGGTGAAGACGGTCCATCTGCCGCCGGTCACGGAGCCGGAAGGCCGGGGGGCCGCGTGCTCGCTCTCCGTCTGA
- a CDS encoding thiamine ABC transporter substrate-binding protein gives MHTRTFVAAAVGLGLVTLSACGSSDDGGSAADSKTVTLVSHDSWAVSKSVLAEFEKQSGYQVKVLKDGDAGQAVNKAILTKDNPQGDVFFGVDNTLLSRALDNGLFQSYEAKGADQVLPEYRADQDKHRVTPVDTGDICVNYDKAYFSAHKLTPPASFDDLLKPAYKNLLVTENAATSSPGLGFLLGTAAKYGDGGWADYWKKLKANGVKVVDGWEQAYNEEFSGSAGGKKAGADRPLVVSYASSPPAEVIYGDPKPTTAPTGVSTGTCFRQVEYAGLLSNAANPEGGKALLDFLLTEEFQQDMPLNMFVYPVRKGAQVPAEFTKYGPQAKDPETLDPAKIADNRDDWVKSWTSLVLK, from the coding sequence GTGCACACCAGGACGTTCGTGGCCGCGGCCGTCGGCCTCGGCCTCGTCACGCTGTCCGCCTGCGGATCGTCGGACGACGGCGGTTCGGCGGCCGACTCCAAGACCGTCACCCTCGTCAGCCACGACTCGTGGGCCGTCTCCAAGAGCGTGCTCGCGGAGTTCGAGAAGCAGTCCGGCTACCAGGTGAAGGTCCTCAAGGACGGCGACGCCGGTCAGGCCGTCAACAAGGCCATCCTCACCAAGGACAACCCGCAGGGCGACGTCTTCTTCGGCGTCGACAACACGCTCCTGTCGCGCGCCCTCGACAACGGGCTGTTCCAGTCGTACGAGGCGAAGGGCGCGGACCAGGTCCTGCCCGAGTACCGGGCCGACCAGGACAAACACCGGGTCACGCCCGTCGACACCGGTGACATCTGCGTCAACTACGACAAGGCGTACTTCAGCGCGCACAAGCTGACCCCGCCCGCCTCCTTCGACGACCTGTTGAAGCCCGCGTACAAGAACCTGCTGGTCACGGAGAACGCCGCCACCTCCTCGCCCGGCCTCGGCTTCCTGCTGGGCACGGCCGCCAAGTACGGCGACGGGGGCTGGGCGGACTACTGGAAGAAGTTGAAGGCCAACGGCGTGAAGGTCGTCGACGGCTGGGAGCAGGCCTACAACGAGGAGTTCTCCGGGTCCGCCGGCGGAAAGAAGGCGGGGGCCGACCGGCCGCTCGTCGTCTCGTACGCCTCCTCGCCGCCCGCCGAGGTGATCTACGGCGACCCGAAGCCGACCACCGCCCCGACCGGCGTCTCCACCGGCACCTGCTTCCGCCAGGTCGAGTACGCGGGCCTGCTGAGCAACGCGGCCAACCCCGAGGGCGGCAAGGCGCTCCTCGACTTCCTGCTCACCGAGGAATTCCAGCAGGACATGCCGCTCAACATGTTCGTCTACCCGGTGCGGAAGGGGGCCCAGGTCCCGGCGGAGTTCACGAAGTACGGGCCGCAGGCGAAGGACCCCGAGACCCTGGACCCGGCGAAGATCGCCGACAACCGTGACGACTGGGTCAAGTCATGGACCTCGCTCGTACTGAAGTGA
- a CDS encoding ABC transporter permease → MDLARTEVTGRAARAGNAARLGLMAVPVAFFACFFAYPVAAIVARGLEADGGWRFGRLWDVLAQPDIRHVLWFTTWQALASTALTLLVALPAAYVFARLEFPGKQVLRAVVTVPFVLPTVVVGTAFLALVGRGGLLDDLWGARLDTTVWAILLAHVFFNYAVVVRTVGGLWSQLDPRQEEAARMLGASRLTAWRTVTLPALGPAVAAAALMVFLFTFTSFGVVQILGGPTFSTLEVEIYRQTSEIFDLSTAAVLTIVQFMAVGAILAVHARTVRRRETALRLVDASVTARRPRGAGQWALLAGVLGTIALLLVLPLAVLAQRSLDAPDFAYYRALTSDDGNIFLVPPIDAIGNSLQYAVTATAIAVAVGGLAAAALTRRDAGRLVRGFDALLMLPLGVSAVTVGFGFLIALDEPPLDLRGTWILVPLAQALVGVPFVVRIMLPVLRAVDQRLREAAAVLGASPWRVWREVDLPMVWRALLVAAGFAFAVSLGEFGATVFIARPDNPTLPVAVARLLGRAGELNYGQAMALSTILMVVCVVALLVLERLRTDRTGEL, encoded by the coding sequence ATGGACCTCGCTCGTACTGAAGTGACCGGGCGCGCGGCCCGCGCGGGGAACGCGGCCCGGCTCGGCCTCATGGCCGTGCCCGTCGCGTTCTTCGCGTGCTTCTTCGCCTACCCGGTCGCCGCGATCGTCGCCCGGGGGCTCGAAGCCGACGGGGGTTGGCGCTTCGGGCGGCTGTGGGACGTGCTCGCGCAGCCCGACATCCGGCACGTCCTGTGGTTCACCACCTGGCAGGCGCTGGCCTCCACCGCGCTCACGCTCCTGGTCGCGCTGCCCGCCGCGTATGTCTTCGCCCGCCTGGAGTTCCCGGGCAAGCAGGTGCTGCGCGCCGTCGTCACCGTCCCGTTCGTGCTGCCGACGGTCGTCGTCGGCACGGCGTTCCTGGCACTCGTCGGGCGCGGTGGACTGCTCGACGACCTGTGGGGCGCACGGCTGGACACCACGGTGTGGGCGATCCTGCTGGCGCACGTCTTCTTCAACTACGCGGTCGTCGTACGCACGGTGGGCGGGCTGTGGTCGCAGCTCGACCCGCGGCAGGAGGAGGCGGCGCGGATGCTCGGCGCCTCCCGCCTGACGGCGTGGCGCACGGTCACCCTGCCCGCCCTGGGGCCCGCCGTCGCGGCCGCCGCGCTGATGGTCTTCCTCTTCACCTTCACCTCCTTCGGCGTGGTGCAGATCCTCGGCGGCCCCACCTTCTCCACCCTCGAGGTGGAGATCTACCGGCAGACCTCCGAGATCTTCGACCTGTCCACGGCGGCAGTCCTCACGATCGTCCAGTTCATGGCCGTCGGCGCGATCCTCGCCGTGCACGCCCGGACCGTACGGCGGCGGGAGACCGCGCTGCGGCTGGTGGACGCGTCGGTGACGGCGCGGCGGCCGCGCGGCGCCGGGCAGTGGGCGCTCCTCGCCGGGGTCCTCGGCACGATCGCCCTGCTGCTGGTGCTGCCGCTGGCGGTGCTGGCGCAGCGCTCGCTCGACGCGCCCGACTTCGCCTACTACCGGGCATTGACCAGCGACGACGGCAACATCTTCCTGGTCCCGCCGATCGACGCGATCGGCAACTCGCTTCAGTACGCCGTCACCGCGACCGCGATCGCCGTGGCCGTCGGCGGGCTCGCCGCGGCCGCGCTCACCCGACGGGACGCCGGACGGCTGGTCCGCGGCTTCGACGCGCTGCTGATGCTGCCGCTGGGCGTCTCCGCGGTGACCGTCGGCTTCGGGTTCCTGATCGCGCTCGACGAGCCTCCGCTCGACCTGCGCGGGACGTGGATCCTGGTGCCGCTCGCGCAGGCGTTGGTCGGCGTCCCCTTCGTCGTACGGATCATGCTGCCGGTGCTGCGGGCGGTGGACCAGCGGCTGCGTGAGGCGGCGGCCGTGCTCGGGGCGTCGCCCTGGCGGGTGTGGCGGGAGGTCGACCTGCCGATGGTGTGGCGGGCGCTGCTCGTCGCGGCCGGGTTCGCCTTCGCGGTGTCGCTGGGCGAGTTCGGGGCGACGGTGTTCATCGCACGGCCCGACAACCCGACGCTGCCGGTCGCCGTCGCGCGGTTGCTGGGGCGGGCCGGCGAGCTCAACTACGGCCAGGCGATGGCCCTTTCGACGATTCTGATGGTGGTGTGCGTGGTGGCGCTGCTGGTGCTGGAGCGACTGCGGACCGATCGGACGGGGGAGTTGTAG
- the frr gene encoding ribosome recycling factor, with translation MIEETLLEAEEKMEKAVVVAKEDFAAIRTGRAHPAMFNKIVADYYGAPTPINQLASFSVPEPRMAVVTPFDKSALRNIEQAIRDSDLGVNPSNDGNIIRVVFPELTEERRRDYIKVAKGKGEDAKVSIRAVRRKAKDAIDKLIKDGEVGEDEGRRAEKELDDTTAKYVAQVDELLKHKEAELLEV, from the coding sequence GTGATCGAAGAGACCCTCCTCGAGGCCGAGGAGAAGATGGAGAAGGCCGTCGTGGTCGCCAAGGAGGACTTCGCCGCGATCCGCACCGGCCGTGCGCACCCGGCGATGTTCAACAAGATCGTTGCCGACTACTACGGCGCACCGACGCCGATCAACCAGCTGGCTTCGTTCTCCGTGCCGGAGCCGCGCATGGCGGTCGTGACCCCGTTCGACAAGAGCGCACTGCGCAACATCGAGCAGGCGATCCGCGACTCCGACCTGGGCGTCAACCCGAGCAACGACGGCAACATCATCCGAGTGGTGTTCCCCGAGCTGACCGAGGAGCGCCGCCGCGACTACATCAAGGTCGCCAAGGGCAAGGGCGAGGACGCCAAGGTGTCCATCCGCGCGGTCCGCCGCAAGGCCAAGGACGCGATCGACAAGCTGATCAAGGACGGCGAGGTCGGCGAGGACGAGGGCCGCCGTGCGGAGAAGGAGCTCGACGACACCACCGCGAAGTACGTCGCCCAGGTGGACGAGCTCCTGAAGCACAAGGAAGCGGAGCTGCTCGAGGTCTGA
- the pyrH gene encoding UMP kinase, with amino-acid sequence MTTKAQKSDDGKLRGRFMLKLSGEAFSGGGGLGVDPDVVHKIAREIAAVVRDGAEIAVVIGGGNFFRGAELQQRGMDRARSDYMGMLGTVMNCLALQDFLEKEGIDSRVQTAITMGQVAEPYIPLRAVRHLEKGRVVIFGAGMGMPYFSTDTTAAQRALEIDAEALLMGKNGVDGVYDSDPKTNPAAVKFDALGYGEVITRDLKVADMTAITLCRDNKLPILVFELLTEGNIARAVKGEKIGTLVGEQGSRA; translated from the coding sequence ATGACCACCAAGGCCCAGAAGAGCGACGACGGCAAACTACGCGGCCGGTTCATGCTGAAGCTGTCCGGGGAGGCATTCTCCGGTGGCGGGGGCCTGGGCGTGGACCCCGACGTGGTGCACAAGATCGCCCGCGAGATCGCCGCCGTCGTCCGTGACGGTGCCGAGATCGCGGTCGTGATCGGCGGCGGCAACTTCTTCCGCGGCGCCGAACTCCAGCAGCGCGGCATGGACCGTGCCCGCTCGGACTACATGGGCATGCTCGGCACGGTCATGAACTGCCTCGCCCTCCAGGACTTCCTGGAGAAGGAGGGGATCGACAGCCGCGTGCAGACCGCCATCACGATGGGCCAGGTCGCCGAGCCGTACATCCCGCTGCGCGCAGTGCGGCACCTGGAGAAGGGCCGCGTGGTCATCTTCGGTGCCGGTATGGGCATGCCGTACTTCTCCACCGACACCACCGCCGCCCAGCGCGCCCTGGAGATCGACGCCGAGGCGCTGCTGATGGGCAAGAACGGCGTGGACGGCGTCTACGACTCCGACCCGAAGACCAACCCGGCGGCCGTCAAGTTCGACGCCCTCGGCTACGGCGAGGTCATCACCCGCGACCTGAAGGTCGCCGACATGACCGCGATCACGCTGTGCCGCGACAACAAGCTTCCGATCCTCGTCTTCGAGCTTCTGACCGAGGGCAATATCGCTCGTGCCGTCAAGGGTGAGAAGATCGGCACGCTTGTGGGTGAGCAAGGCAGCCGGGCCTGA
- a CDS encoding MarR family winged helix-turn-helix transcriptional regulator: protein MPLSPGESPGFLLWHATLRWQRDIATALAPLDLTHVQFVLLACTWWLNTQGEHPNQLTLARQAGTDVKMTSQVLRTLEHKGLVEREVDPADTRAKRLRVTDTGADLAPRAIAAVERTDALFFRSVPLDDAIALLGRLAHPEP from the coding sequence ATGCCCCTCAGCCCCGGCGAAAGCCCCGGATTCCTGCTGTGGCACGCCACACTGCGCTGGCAGCGCGACATCGCCACCGCCCTGGCCCCCCTCGATCTCACCCACGTGCAGTTCGTGCTGCTCGCCTGCACCTGGTGGCTCAACACGCAGGGCGAGCACCCCAACCAGCTGACTCTCGCCCGCCAGGCCGGCACCGACGTGAAGATGACCTCCCAGGTCCTCCGCACCCTGGAGCACAAAGGGCTCGTCGAGCGTGAGGTCGACCCGGCCGACACCCGCGCCAAACGACTGCGCGTCACCGATACCGGCGCCGACCTGGCCCCACGCGCGATCGCCGCCGTCGAGCGCACCGACGCGCTGTTCTTCCGGTCGGTGCCCCTGGACGACGCGATAGCGCTGCTCGGCCGGCTGGCTCACCCCGAACCCTAG
- a CDS encoding phosphatidate cytidylyltransferase, whose amino-acid sequence MNDSSWGSPPHAGSRAGYWGPVDQGPVQGAAPAGPAYDAPEAQQTRPMPIVPDVPAHGGNQDDDRGAARPGGPLFPDRPYGNQPYGDAVHGHDTPSAQPHAAVPQNPEPMPDASHPAPAPQKKSAGRDLGAAIGVGVGLGVVIIASLFVVKAVFIGVIAVAVVVGLWELTSRLQERKGIKAPLVPLAVGGAAMVVAGYVRGPEGAWVAMALTALAVLVWRMTEPPEGYLKDVTAGVFAAFYVPFLATFVALMLTADDGAFRVMTFLVLTVVSDTGAYAVGWRFGKTKLAPRISPGKTREGLLGAVSFAMVAGALLMQFVIDDGTWWQGLLLGLAVAASATLGDLGESMIKRDLGIKDMGTLLPGHGGIMDRLDSLLPTAPVVWLLLVLFVGSG is encoded by the coding sequence ATGAACGACTCTTCCTGGGGCTCACCGCCACACGCCGGGTCGCGGGCCGGGTACTGGGGGCCCGTCGACCAGGGGCCTGTCCAGGGGGCCGCCCCGGCGGGTCCCGCGTACGATGCGCCTGAGGCGCAGCAGACTCGCCCCATGCCCATCGTCCCCGACGTACCCGCGCACGGCGGAAACCAGGATGACGACCGGGGGGCCGCTCGGCCGGGCGGCCCCTTGTTCCCGGACCGGCCCTACGGCAACCAGCCGTACGGCGACGCCGTCCACGGCCACGACACACCGTCGGCACAGCCCCACGCGGCGGTGCCGCAGAATCCGGAGCCCATGCCCGACGCCTCTCACCCGGCGCCCGCACCCCAGAAGAAGAGTGCGGGCCGAGACCTGGGCGCGGCCATAGGGGTCGGGGTCGGGCTCGGTGTGGTGATCATCGCGTCGCTGTTCGTCGTCAAGGCCGTGTTCATCGGCGTGATAGCGGTCGCCGTCGTCGTCGGCCTGTGGGAGCTGACCAGCAGGCTTCAGGAGCGCAAGGGAATCAAGGCGCCGCTCGTGCCGCTCGCGGTCGGCGGTGCGGCGATGGTCGTCGCCGGATACGTCCGGGGTCCCGAGGGTGCCTGGGTCGCCATGGCCCTCACCGCGCTCGCGGTGCTGGTCTGGCGGATGACCGAACCTCCCGAGGGCTACCTGAAGGACGTCACCGCCGGCGTCTTCGCGGCGTTCTACGTCCCGTTCCTGGCCACGTTCGTCGCCCTGATGCTCACCGCCGACGACGGAGCGTTCCGCGTCATGACGTTCCTGGTCCTGACGGTCGTCAGCGACACGGGCGCGTATGCCGTCGGCTGGCGCTTCGGCAAGACCAAGCTCGCCCCGCGCATCAGCCCGGGCAAGACCCGCGAGGGCCTGCTCGGCGCGGTGTCGTTCGCGATGGTCGCCGGCGCGCTGCTGATGCAGTTCGTGATCGACGACGGCACCTGGTGGCAGGGCCTGCTGCTCGGCCTCGCCGTCGCGGCCAGCGCCACGCTCGGCGACCTCGGCGAGTCCATGATCAAGCGGGACCTGGGCATCAAGGACATGGGCACGCTGCTCCCGGGCCACGGGGGCATCATGGACCGGCTGGACTCGCTGCTGCCCACGGCTCCCGTGGTGTGGCTGCTGCTCGTACTGTTCGTGGGCTCCGGCTGA
- a CDS encoding LAETG motif-containing sortase-dependent surface protein, producing MSLSRRTAARSVRMLGVTAASAALALSAAGTALACDISEFSATAACDGAKGVITVTDKDPTGVPAVITVFLENNGADLRQVGAAQTVEGSQKGVTVSFAEAWEPNAEYRIHVKAVKGKKILVDKDIPGNLTTPSKACEAEDTSTPSTTPSTSPSSTPSDSTTTAPPTETITPSPSDSASDSAAPAPSASNAPSAAAQESNLAETGAGSNTGLIVGIAAVLVAVGGGAVFFGMRRRGSSQR from the coding sequence GTGTCCCTTTCCCGCCGTACCGCCGCCCGTTCGGTGCGCATGCTCGGTGTCACCGCCGCCTCCGCCGCCCTCGCGCTCAGCGCCGCCGGCACCGCGCTGGCCTGCGACATCAGCGAGTTCTCCGCCACTGCCGCCTGTGACGGCGCCAAGGGTGTCATCACCGTCACCGACAAGGACCCCACGGGCGTCCCGGCCGTCATCACCGTCTTCCTCGAGAACAACGGCGCCGACCTGCGGCAGGTCGGCGCGGCACAGACGGTCGAGGGCTCGCAGAAGGGCGTGACCGTCTCCTTCGCCGAGGCCTGGGAGCCGAACGCCGAGTACCGGATCCACGTCAAGGCCGTCAAGGGCAAGAAGATCCTGGTCGACAAGGACATCCCCGGCAACCTGACCACCCCGTCCAAGGCCTGCGAGGCCGAGGACACGTCCACCCCGTCCACCACCCCCTCCACCTCCCCGTCCTCGACACCGTCGGACAGCACGACCACTGCGCCGCCGACCGAGACGATCACCCCGTCCCCGTCCGACTCGGCGAGCGACAGCGCCGCGCCCGCGCCCTCCGCGAGCAACGCCCCGTCGGCCGCGGCCCAGGAGTCCAACCTGGCCGAGACCGGCGCCGGCTCCAACACCGGTCTGATCGTCGGCATCGCGGCCGTCCTGGTCGCCGTCGGCGGTGGCGCGGTGTTCTTCGGAATGCGGCGCCGCGGGTCCAGCCAGCGCTGA
- the rlmN gene encoding 23S rRNA (adenine(2503)-C(2))-methyltransferase RlmN has protein sequence MPKPGELTFVAPRGAQKPPRHLADLSPAERKEVVAEIGEKPFRAKQLSQHYFARYAHDPAEWTDIPAGAREKLREALLPDLMSVVRHLSTDQGTTRKTLWRLFDGTLVESVLMRYPDRVTMCISSQAGCGMNCPFCATGQAGLDRNLSTAEIVHQIVDGMRALRDGDVPGGPARLSNIVFMGMGEPLANYKRVVGAIRALTDPAPDGLGLSQRGITVSTVGLVPAIHRFSDEGFKCRLAISLHAPDDELRDTLVPVNTRWKVREVLDAGFEYTERSGRRLSIEYALIRDINDQAWRGDRLGRLLRGKPVHVNLIPLNPTPGSKWTASRPEDEKAFVEAIAAHGVPVTVRDTRGQEIDGACGQLAATER, from the coding sequence ATGCCTAAGCCCGGAGAACTCACTTTCGTCGCCCCCCGCGGAGCCCAGAAGCCGCCGCGGCATCTCGCCGACCTCTCGCCCGCCGAGCGGAAGGAGGTCGTGGCGGAGATCGGGGAGAAGCCGTTCCGCGCCAAGCAGCTGTCGCAGCACTACTTCGCGCGCTACGCGCACGACCCGGCGGAGTGGACCGACATCCCCGCCGGTGCTCGCGAGAAGCTGCGTGAGGCGCTGCTGCCGGACCTGATGTCGGTCGTGCGGCATCTGTCGACGGACCAGGGGACCACCCGCAAGACCCTGTGGCGGCTGTTCGACGGCACGCTCGTGGAGTCGGTGCTGATGCGCTACCCGGACCGGGTGACGATGTGCATCAGCTCGCAGGCGGGGTGCGGGATGAACTGCCCGTTCTGTGCGACCGGGCAGGCGGGTCTCGACCGCAATCTGTCCACCGCCGAGATCGTGCATCAGATCGTCGACGGGATGCGTGCGCTGCGGGACGGGGACGTGCCCGGGGGACCTGCCAGGCTCTCCAACATCGTCTTCATGGGGATGGGCGAGCCTCTCGCCAACTACAAGCGGGTCGTCGGCGCCATCCGCGCGCTCACCGACCCGGCTCCGGACGGGCTCGGGCTCTCGCAGCGGGGCATCACCGTGTCGACGGTCGGGCTGGTGCCGGCCATCCACCGGTTCTCCGACGAGGGCTTCAAGTGCCGGCTCGCGATCTCCCTGCACGCGCCGGACGACGAGCTGCGTGACACCCTCGTCCCCGTGAACACGCGGTGGAAGGTGCGCGAAGTGCTGGACGCCGGGTTCGAGTACACCGAGCGGTCCGGGCGCCGGCTGTCAATCGAGTACGCGCTCATCCGCGACATCAACGACCAGGCCTGGCGTGGTGACCGGCTCGGGCGGCTGCTGCGCGGCAAGCCCGTGCACGTCAACCTCATCCCGCTCAACCCGACCCCGGGTTCGAAGTGGACGGCCTCCCGGCCCGAGGACGAGAAGGCGTTCGTCGAGGCGATCGCCGCGCACGGGGTGCCCGTCACGGTCCGGGACACCCGTGGTCAGGAGATCGACGGGGCGTGCGGTCAGCTCGCGGCCACCGAGCGGTAG
- a CDS encoding VOC family protein: MTTPAYQQMIFVNLPVNDLGASKKFFTELGYTINPQFSDDNAASVVISDTIVAMLLTKPFYSTFTKKEIADASKTSEVLIALSAQSREKVDELVDRALALGGSPSGETQDMGFMYGRSFDDLDGHTWEVVWMDPSAIES; the protein is encoded by the coding sequence ATGACCACCCCGGCCTACCAGCAGATGATCTTCGTGAACCTGCCCGTGAACGACCTCGGCGCCTCGAAGAAGTTCTTCACGGAGCTCGGCTACACGATCAACCCGCAGTTCAGCGACGACAACGCGGCCTCCGTGGTGATCAGCGACACGATCGTCGCGATGCTGCTCACCAAGCCGTTCTACTCGACCTTCACCAAGAAGGAGATCGCGGACGCCTCGAAGACCAGCGAGGTCCTGATCGCCCTGAGCGCCCAGAGCCGCGAGAAGGTCGACGAACTCGTCGACAGGGCGCTCGCGCTGGGCGGTTCGCCGAGCGGCGAGACGCAGGACATGGGCTTCATGTACGGCCGTTCGTTCGACGACCTCGACGGCCACACCTGGGAGGTCGTCTGGATGGACCCGTCGGCCATCGAGAGCTGA